Proteins co-encoded in one Accipiter gentilis chromosome 5, bAccGen1.1, whole genome shotgun sequence genomic window:
- the NNMT gene encoding LOW QUALITY PROTEIN: nicotinamide N-methyltransferase (The sequence of the model RefSeq protein was modified relative to this genomic sequence to represent the inferred CDS: inserted 2 bases in 2 codons; substituted 1 base at 1 genomic stop codon) — translation MRGLFKMFSLDGLRGDTLLDVGCGPTIYQFLSACEXENITLDYADQNRWELEKWLKNDAEAFDWRPMVKYVXAGKGQARLKWAAKEEKMRKKVRQVLKCDMTKANPVDPVSLPLADCLLSTLHLEAACKDLATFCSGLRNVSALVKPGGXLVMVTVLQETYYAFNKQVFSCLCPERNVVEEAVEGTGFDVKFSKVQSYLPGDVHADHEAPLSLVVGRCASITG, via the exons ATGAGGGGCCTGTTTAAAATGTTCTCCTTGG ATGGGCTGAGGGGTGATACCCTGTTAGATGTTGGCTGTGGCCCCACCATCTACCAGTTTCTGTCCGCTTGTG CGGAGAACATCACCTTGGACTATGCAGACCAGAACCGCTGGGAGCTGGAGAAGTGGCTGAAGAACGACGCGGAAGCCTTCGACTGGAGGCCAATGGTGAAATACGTTTGAGCTGGAAAGGGACAGGCGAGGCTG AAGTGGGCTGCgaaagaggagaaaatgagaaagaaggtgaGGCAGGTTCTGAAGTGCGACATGACCAAAGCCAACCCTGTGGACCCCGTGTCCCTGCCTCTTGCTGACTGCCTCCTCTCCACCCTCCACTTGGAGGCCGCCTGCAAGGACCTGGCCACCTTCTGCAGTGGCCTGAGAAATGTCAGTGCCCTTGTGAAGCCGGGGG ACCTGGTGATGGTGACTGTCCTCCAGGAAACCTACTATGCCTTCAACAAGCAGGTTTTCTCGTGCCTCTGCCCAGAGAGAAACGTGGTGGAAGAAGCTGTGGAGGGCACTGGATTTGACGTGAAGTTCAGCAAGGTCCAGTCGTACCTGCCCGGCGATGTCCACGCAGACCATGAAGCCCCATTGAGCCTTGTGGTAGGCAGGTGTGCCTCCATCACCGGATAG